TTGCCAGGTCAGGACGAAACACTCGCTCGCAGCTGGCGTAAAAGCTGTTGCAATCGATCAGGCCGAAAACCGGCACCTGCCTAGACATGACTGCGCACGCTACCAATAATCACGCCCCAGATCGCCAGCTCATCGCCTTCCAGCACGTAACGCGGTGGGTACTTGGGATTTTCGGACAGGAGGATCACCTCTTTTCCACGGATGCACAGACGCTTGCAAAGCGGATCATTGTTAAGCAACGCAACAACAATATGCCCGTGCGCCGGCTCCAGAGAACGATCCACTACCGCCAAATCGCCGTCAAAGATCCCTGCCCCTTGCATGCTCTCTCCGGCAATTTTCACCAAGTAAACATGCGGGGCACGAATGTTGAGCACTTCGTCAAGCGAGATGTGGGCTTCGATGTGATCTGCTGCAGGCGAAGGAAACCCAGCCGGCACCCGAAAAAGACAAAGAGGTAATTTCCGACCGGCCACATCAATAGGGCCTAGGATTGAAAAGCTCATGACGCACGACTTCCGATACTGTACGAATATACAGTTAACGTTCAGAACGGCACGCGGTCAATTTCTGTAGGAAATATCAGATAAACGGGTGGCGGGTAACTAAAGAAATGATAACCGGCAACCGTCAGAACAATCCGCCCAACGCTGCTGGCTCCCAATTCATGATTACTAGCTCACCGCTGACTTCAGCCTTCCCCTGCCGCTGGTTGGTCGTGGTGTAGCGAATGTCCAATGTTTCGAAGTGGAAGCCCGCGAACACGCGACGGATGTCCGGGTGGTCGTTGATGCTAACCATCACTTTGCCTTTGCAGCGACGCATGAAGTCGGCCATCCGTTCGTAGTTTTCGAACGGAAAGTCCACGCCATAGCCGGCGGTTTGCCAGTAAGGCGGATCCATGTAGTGGAAGGTGTGGGCACGGTCGTAGCGCTCTGCGCATTCAAGCCAGGGGAGGTTTTCGACGTAGGTGCCGGACAGGCGCTGCCACGCGGCCGAGAGGTTTTCCTCGATGCGTAGCAGGTTGATGGCCGGTGCGGTGGTCGCCGTGCCGAACGTCTGACCCGAGACCTTGCCGGCAAAGGCATGGTGTTGCAGGTAGAAGAATCGGGCGGCGCGCTGGATGTCCGTGAGGGTTTCGGGGCGGGTCATTTTCTGCCATTCGAATACCTGCCGCGAACTGAGCGCCCATTTGAATTGGCGCACGAACTCTTCGAGATGGTTCTGCACGACGCGGTAAAGCGTGACCAGGTCGCCGTTGATGTCATTGAGGACTTCGACCGGCGATGGCTGGGGCTTCATGAAGTAGAGCGCGGCACCGCCGGCAAAGACTTCAACGTAGCATTCGTGTGGCGGAAAAAGCGGAATGAGGCGGTCGGCCAGGCGGCGTTTGCCGCCCATCCAAGGGATGATGGGTGTAGACATAAAAAGCAAGACCTTTACTGTATGGATAAACAGGTGCTAGGCTCGCCGCGCTTTGTGCACGGAGCAAGAGCCTTGGCTGGACTTGCAGGGACCATCTGCAGGGACGGCGGTCGATCCGGATGTTGACGCATCTGGACCGGCCGCTCTTTTTACTTCGGTGTTGAAACTTCTTTGGCGTATGCC
The sequence above is a segment of the Pseudomonas sp. HS6 genome. Coding sequences within it:
- a CDS encoding LexA family transcriptional regulator, giving the protein MSFSILGPIDVAGRKLPLCLFRVPAGFPSPAADHIEAHISLDEVLNIRAPHVYLVKIAGESMQGAGIFDGDLAVVDRSLEPAHGHIVVALLNNDPLCKRLCIRGKEVILLSENPKYPPRYVLEGDELAIWGVIIGSVRSHV
- a CDS encoding DNA adenine methylase; this encodes MSTPIIPWMGGKRRLADRLIPLFPPHECYVEVFAGGAALYFMKPQPSPVEVLNDINGDLVTLYRVVQNHLEEFVRQFKWALSSRQVFEWQKMTRPETLTDIQRAARFFYLQHHAFAGKVSGQTFGTATTAPAINLLRIEENLSAAWQRLSGTYVENLPWLECAERYDRAHTFHYMDPPYWQTAGYGVDFPFENYERMADFMRRCKGKVMVSINDHPDIRRVFAGFHFETLDIRYTTTNQRQGKAEVSGELVIMNWEPAALGGLF